A stretch of Coccidioides posadasii str. Silveira chromosome 2, complete sequence DNA encodes these proteins:
- a CDS encoding uncharacterized protein (EggNog:ENOG410PYTG~BUSCO:11081at33183): MKKTIPSDVWDSKKDEISNLYEVEEWPLKQVMKKIRSESFDPTETQLRSRLKKWGVKKLSRQKRKKTSNKATESKVVKVEQSQEVVGKLTPCLNREMHGSTGQENNEGWTYPQRPSQNYQLGNPVVLQSDEMQGTFSIPSNSIAMSGSTSTLHPMPHPPFSYDPSRDAFGHAFSVPCSIGNSSIGSGMVNPAAPSQPFNPSAHYAAGVSPHMQQHHGTAPHRTSPSLLTPNSRSYASPEQSQPAFSDDAYYQVANSAYIPSHGGQSSIHDQSTTIYPCFGEIAPCDTEDLDSEPGILVWKRPSAVSGPPDNFMGAARVSNRRPRFRKPKPDGKPPPSQNWDANQIYSHNTLISQAAHPPLVDQPVHSGTHFDGQHEYMLPTSSALDINQR, from the exons ATGAAAAAGACAATTCCGTCAGATGTGTGGGACAGCAAGAAAGACGAAATATCAAATTTGTATGAAGTTGAGGAATGGCCACTGAAACAAGTCATGAAGAAGATTCGCAGCGAGAGTTTTGACCCAAC TGAGACGCAACTTCGCAGTCGATTAAAGAAATGGGGTGTGAAAAAGCTATCTCGACAAAAACGAAAGAAGACCTCGAACAAAGCGACCGAGTCGAAGGTTGTGAAGGTGGAACAGTCTCAGGAGGTCGTCGGAAAGTTAACACCATGTTTGAATCGCGAGATGCATGGGTCCACGGGTCAGGAAAACAACGAAGGCTGGACATATCCCCAAAGACCCAGCCAGAATTATCAGTTGGGAAACCCAGTGGTTTTGCAAAGCGATGAAATGCAAGGGACTTTTTCGATCCCGTCGAACAGCATCGCAATGAGCGGGAGCACCAGCACCCTTCACCCAATGCCTCACCCTCCGTTTTCCTACGACCCCTCGCGAGATGCATTTGGACATGCATTCTCGGTTCCCTGTTCAATCGGGAACTCCAGTATCGGCAGTGGAATGGTCAATCCAGCGGCGCCGTCTCAACCTTTTAATCCATCTGCTCATTATGCAGCTGGAGTTTCACCACATATGCAGCAACACCACGGCACAGCCCCCCACCGAACATCCCCTTCCCTTCTAACACCGAATTCAAGGAGTTATGCCTCTCCTGAACAATCTCAACCCGCTTTCTCTGATGATGCATACTACCAAGTTGCAAATTCTGCTTATATTCCATCTCATGGCGGGCAGTCGTCAATACACGATCAAAGCACCACTATTTACCCATGTTTCGGTGAAATTGCGCCCTGCGATACCGAAGATCTGGATTCAGAACCTGGTATACTCGTCTGGAAACGACCATCAGCAGTTTCGGGCCCTCCGGACAATTTTATGGGCGCCGCTCGAGTTTCGAATCGTCGTCCTAGGTTTCGAAAACCTAAACCGGACGGAAAACCACCGCCCTCGCAGAATTGGGATGCCAACCAGATATACTCCCACAATACACTGATTTCCCAAGCTGCACACCCTCCTCTTGTTGATCAGCCGGTTCATAGTGGTACACATTTCGACGGCCAACATGAGTATATGCTCCCAACGTCATCGGCCCTGGACATCAACCAGAGATGA